In Priestia megaterium NBRC 15308 = ATCC 14581, the following proteins share a genomic window:
- a CDS encoding glyceraldehyde-3-phosphate dehydrogenase, which yields MKARIAINGFGRIGRMVFRTAIIEENLDIIAINASYPAETLAHLIKYDSIHGAFNGDVKCDDDALIVNGKRIQLLNSRDPLNLPWKELGIDLVVEATGKFNSREKAQLHIEAGAKKVVLTAPGKQEDITIVMGVNEREFDVNQHNIISNASCTTNCLAPVVKVLDEAFTIENGLMTTVHAYTNDQKNIDNPHKDLRRARACAQSIIPTTTGAAKALSLVLPHLKGKLHGMALRVPTPNVSLVDLVVDVRKPVTMEDVNLAFIKAAEGPLKNILNLTMEPLVSIDFNTNPHSAIVDGLSTIVMEDHKIKVLAWYDNEWGYSQRVVDLVRYIAAEMRNGSKIRVS from the coding sequence ATGAAAGCACGTATTGCCATTAATGGTTTTGGGAGAATAGGAAGAATGGTGTTTCGCACAGCGATTATAGAGGAGAATTTAGATATTATTGCAATAAATGCATCTTATCCAGCAGAAACGTTAGCACATTTAATCAAATATGACTCTATACACGGAGCATTTAATGGAGATGTCAAATGTGATGATGATGCGCTAATTGTTAACGGTAAAAGAATTCAGCTATTAAATTCACGTGATCCGCTGAATTTGCCTTGGAAAGAGCTTGGGATTGATCTAGTTGTTGAAGCAACGGGAAAATTTAATTCAAGAGAAAAAGCGCAGTTACATATTGAAGCAGGTGCGAAAAAAGTTGTCTTAACGGCACCGGGTAAACAAGAAGATATCACTATTGTGATGGGCGTAAATGAACGAGAGTTTGATGTGAATCAGCATAACATTATTTCCAATGCCTCTTGTACGACAAATTGTCTAGCTCCAGTTGTCAAGGTACTAGACGAAGCGTTCACAATTGAAAACGGTTTAATGACGACCGTTCATGCATATACAAATGATCAAAAGAATATCGATAATCCGCATAAAGATTTGCGAAGAGCTCGTGCGTGTGCTCAATCAATTATTCCTACAACCACTGGAGCAGCCAAGGCACTTTCATTAGTTCTTCCTCATTTAAAAGGAAAACTTCATGGGATGGCGCTTCGTGTGCCAACGCCGAACGTATCGCTTGTCGATTTAGTTGTGGATGTAAGGAAACCTGTGACGATGGAAGATGTTAATTTAGCGTTTATTAAAGCTGCTGAAGGACCATTAAAGAATATTTTAAATTTAACAATGGAACCACTCGTATCAATTGACTTTAATACAAATCCTCATTCAGCTATTGTAGATGGACTATCCACGATCGTAATGGAAGATCATAAAATTAAAGTGTTAGCTTGGTACGATAACGAGTGGGGCTACTCGCAGCGCGTAGTCGATTTGGTAAGATATATTGCTGCAGAAATGCGTAATGGATCAAAAATAAGAGTAAGCTAA